Below is a window of Mycolicibacterium rhodesiae NBB3 DNA.
CTGCGCCCGGACAGCCTGCGTCGAGGTGATCATCGCGTGGGCAAGATGCTTGTGCCGCAACATGTCCTTGCACGCCTGGGCCATGAAGTCGGCGACGGCTGTCCCCGCATCGGCGGGTCTGCGGGCAGGTGGTCGGAATGACTCGACCCGTTCGGTGAGTACGGCGGCGAACACGTGCTGCTTCGAGGGGTAGTACCGGTACAGGGTGCGCAGTGCTACTCCGGCTTCGGCGGCGATCTCCTGCGCCGAAATGCGGTCGATCTCCTTCGCCTTGCCGAGCCGGACAGCGGCTTTCAGGATGGCCGCGCGCCGGGCCTGCTGCTCATCGGTCACCGGCTTGGCACCGGGCCTGCGTTCGGCGATTCGCGGCATCGGATCAGTATCTCCCCCGCGGCGCGAGCCGTCGGCGACGTACCGATGAATGGGACGGCGTAACGATCGACTCATCACGTGGTACAGGATCGAGTCGTGAGCGACTTTTCTCGGTATGGGCCCTGGGCGGTGATCGCGGGCGGATCAGAAGGCGTCGGCGCAGAATTCGCCCGTCAGCTGGCGAGCGCGGGTCTGAATCTCGTCCTCCTTGCCAGGAAGGCGGGCCCTCTGGAGCAAACGGCCGACTCCTGCCGTACCCAGGGGGTCGAAGTACGAACTCTCGCAGTGGATTTGGTATCGCCCGATGCCGTGGCTCAGATCGCGGCTGCCACCTCCGACATCGAGACCGGCCTGTTGATCTACAACGCGGGCGCCAATACGTGCAGCGAGCGCTTCCTCGACGGTGAGCTCGGCGACTTCGGGCGAGTGATCGACCTGAACATCGCCACCATGCTCGCTCTCGTGCAGCACTTCGGCCGTCCGATGCGCGACCGCCGTCGCGGCGGCATCCTGATGGTCGGCTCGATGGCCGGATACCTCGGCTCGATGCGTCACACGGTGTACGGCGGAGTGAAGGCGTTCGGTCGCATCTTCGCCGAAGGCCTGTGGCTGGAGCTCCGCGAGTACGACGTCGACGTGCTCGAGCTGGTCCTCGGGGTCACTCGCACCCCGGCGATGGAACGGGTCGGGCTGAACTTCGATGTGCCGGGGATGCGCGTCGCCGGCCCCGCCGACGTCGCCCGAGAAGGGCTGGAGCACCTCCCCCACGGACCGATCCGTATCGCGGGCGGCAACGACGACGATGTCGAGAGACGTAACGGTCCTGACCGCGCCAAGATCGTGCTCGGCACGCACAAGTTCATGGAAAAGCTGATGGGATCGCCCTAGGCGCGAAGCGCAGCGCGTGTTCGTGCGGCGGCGGCCATCACCAGCGGTTGGTATCGCTGCGCGCACACGCTGTCGGGAACCACGATGCCGACGGAGGCGCGTCGATCGATGGCGGCCGCGAGCGACGTCAGTCCCGGCGAGTAGTCGCCGCGTCTGCACACGACGCCGGCGCGCCTGATGGCCATGAGATCTGCGCCCGTCTGCTCCTCCGCGTCTTCTGGCGGGAGGGCGGCGAGCACCGCCAGTCCGAGCGCCAATTCCCCGGCCGGGGCACTGGTTCCGACGCGAGTCGGCACGGCGGGTCCCCCGAGCTTGTCCACGTGCACGATGTCGCGTCCGCGTAGTACACCGAGGTGCACCACAGCCGCTGTCTTGACCTGCAGGTCGTAGAGCGCAGGCGCCGCGGCCTCACGCAGTCTCAGATCGGCGGCGTCGCCCGCACCCCACGACATCGCGCGCACGCCGAGGCCGTACCCACGGTCATTGCGCTTGAGCCAGTTCAGCCGGACGAGGTGATCGAGGATGCGGTGCGTGGTCGAACGCGGTAGTGCTGCTCGGGTGGCCACCTGGTCGAGTGTCAGGTCGACGGTCGCGTCGTCGAACGCATCGATGACGACCGTGAACCGGTCGACCGTCGTCACGACCACCTCCCGCACAGACGAGAATTCATTCTACCAAGCTAGTGGTCCCAATCAACGAGATGCAAGAGTGGTCGACGGCCGGCACCCACTAGAACTGCAGTGAGCGAACGAAGGAGCACGGGTGACCGAAGAGCGACTCGCCGTACTGGAGCGACGCCTGGCGGCGATGGAGGACGAGCGCGCGATCGAACGGTTGATCGCGTCGTACGGCCCGTTGGTGGATTGCGGCGAAGCCGACGCGGCAGCGCAACTGTGGGCAACAGACGGCGGCTACGACGTCGAAGGCTGGTCGATGCGCAGTCGCGCGGATGTGGCGGCGATGGTGCGTTCCGACGCGCATCAAGGCCTCATCGGCCGGGGTTGTTGCCATTTCCTCGGCCCCTCCGTCGTGACCGTGCACGGCGATGATGCGGTCGCGGTGTGCGAGTCGATCCTGGTGCTGCACCGCGGCGAGGGATTCACCGTGGCGCGCGCGGGGGCCAATCACTTCCGGCTGCAACGCATCGACGGCCGGTGGCAGATCGTGGCACGGACCACGAGGGCCCTCGACGGTCAGTCCGAGGCGCGGGACTTGCTGGCCGCAGGGGTGACGGGTCGATGAGCGGACAGTTGGCGGGCCGGGTGGCCCTGGTGACAGGGGCGGGCGCGGGTATCGGCGAGGGGATCGCGCGACGCTTCGCCGATGAGGGAGCGAAAGTCGTCGTCGCCGAATTGGATTCCGCCGCAGGCCAAGCCGTCGCCGACGCGGTAGGTGGGGTGTTCGTCGCCACCGATGTGTCCGACCGCACGCAGGTGGAGAACGCGGTGCAGACGGCGGTTTCGGAGTTCGGGTCCATCGACATCGTGGTGAACAACGCCTGGGGTGGCGGGGAGATCGGCCGGGTGGAGCGAAAGACCGACGAGCAGTTGGCCCACGGTTTCGCGGTCGGCTACTACGGTCCGTACTGGGCGATGCGTGCCGCCTTCGGACACATGAAACAGAACGGCTGGGGCCGGATCGTGAACATGTGCAGTCTCAACGGCGTCAACGCCCACATGGGCTCGCTGGAATACAACGCCGCCAAGGAAGCGCTGCGCGCCCTCACCCGCACCGCGGCGCGGGAGTGGGCGCCGACGGGCGTGACCGTCAATGCGATCTGCCCGGCGGCCAAGAGTCAGGCCTTCTTTCGCGCCATCGGGCAGTATCCGGAGCTGGAGGCCATGGCCGATGCGGCCAACCCGATGGGACGCATGGGCGATCCCTACGACGACATCGCACCGATCGCGGTGTTTCTCGCCAGCGAGGCCAGTCGCTACTTGACCGGAAACACGCTGTTCGCCGATGGCGGCAGCCACATCAACGGCGTCGCGTGGGCGCCGGACCTCGATGCCGCGTCAGACCAGTGAGGGACTTCCGACACCGACGGTGATCCGCGGGGACGCAGCAGGGTCTAGCCAGTTCAGCACTGAGCGCATCTCGTCGCGGCCGATCGCGATGCACCCCCAGGTTGGACTGCCGTCGGTCACGTGAAGGAAGATCCCGGACACGCGCCCCGGGATCCGCTGCGGGTTGACGGCGATGTTGACCGCGTAGTCGTAAACGGAACCCGAGTCATACAGGTTCTCCGTTATCGATGACGGACTTTCGGGCCCACGCACGTGGGTGTTGTACGTCGGCGATTTCGCGTCTTCGTCCCACCAGTCCTGATTGGTGGCCTGGAAGTACGGCATCTTGGTTCCAGGATTCGGCTGACGGCCGAAAGCCTGGTCGAATGCGAAAGTCCCAGCGGGCGTGCGGTGTACACCGTCCGCCGGGGCGCCGACGCCGAGTGCACCTACCTTCGCGGGTATCGGACCCAAGACCGCCTTCCACTGTTGGCCAAAGCGCTGATAGGCGGTCAGGGTTCCGGACGTCGCGTTAGCAGTGGGAACGCCGACGACGATCCACTGCGAGGGCGAGTTGACGGGAAGGGCCACTGGACTGGCTGTCGCTGGCGCGGCCAGCATTAGACTCAACGAAGCCAAACCAATGAGCGCGCGCCATCCCGCCGACCTTCGAATGGTCAGATCCTTTCCACATCACCGTTACCCGTCGCATTCTTGCTGTGCAACGTGTCACATATAGCAAGCTCCGATAACGATTCGACGGCGACTCGATTGGTTGCTAGGGCAATGCGCGCAATGTCGGCCGTGTCGCACTCGCACCTTTGAGCGCGGTGAGGGTGTCCTTCGAGGGTTCTGCCGCCAACAGCGCGACGAAGCCGTCGAGCAGTGAACTGACATGCACGGCGTACGACGGCACCGCCATGTCGACCAGTCGCGCTCGATGACGATCGGCGCAGGCATGCACACACATCGCCGAGACTTCATGGATGCGGTTGTCACGCAAAGGTTGCGGCACGTACGGGATCAGTGCGCCGACGCGGTCGACGTAACTTTGGTGAGACTCCCGATGGGCATCCGGTAAGGCGGTCAGCGGATTCACCGAGTAGTCGTAACGTAAGAGCTGCTCGAGAAACGGCAAATAGAAACACGTTTCGTCTTCGGCCAGCTCGATCAGCGGAAGCTGATGAGCCTCGACCACCGCCCGCAGATCATCAGACGCCGATCGAGCCTCCAAGAGTTGTCGTCGACGCGTCAGGTGCTCGA
It encodes the following:
- a CDS encoding TetR family transcriptional regulator, with product MPRIAERRPGAKPVTDEQQARRAAILKAAVRLGKAKEIDRISAQEIAAEAGVALRTLYRYYPSKQHVFAAVLTERVESFRPPARRPADAGTAVADFMAQACKDMLRHKHLAHAMITSTQAVRAQSGPTGYHAMRDIILATAGVRHPTEDQIRAARLVEQVTFGVLTWTVGGELDPQQAIADIRLACRLLMAAAPDH
- a CDS encoding SDR family NAD(P)-dependent oxidoreductase — translated: MSDFSRYGPWAVIAGGSEGVGAEFARQLASAGLNLVLLARKAGPLEQTADSCRTQGVEVRTLAVDLVSPDAVAQIAAATSDIETGLLIYNAGANTCSERFLDGELGDFGRVIDLNIATMLALVQHFGRPMRDRRRGGILMVGSMAGYLGSMRHTVYGGVKAFGRIFAEGLWLELREYDVDVLELVLGVTRTPAMERVGLNFDVPGMRVAGPADVAREGLEHLPHGPIRIAGGNDDDVERRNGPDRAKIVLGTHKFMEKLMGSP
- a CDS encoding helix-turn-helix domain-containing protein, whose protein sequence is MTTVDRFTVVIDAFDDATVDLTLDQVATRAALPRSTTHRILDHLVRLNWLKRNDRGYGLGVRAMSWGAGDAADLRLREAAAPALYDLQVKTAAVVHLGVLRGRDIVHVDKLGGPAVPTRVGTSAPAGELALGLAVLAALPPEDAEEQTGADLMAIRRAGVVCRRGDYSPGLTSLAAAIDRRASVGIVVPDSVCAQRYQPLVMAAAARTRAALRA
- a CDS encoding nuclear transport factor 2 family protein; the protein is MTEERLAVLERRLAAMEDERAIERLIASYGPLVDCGEADAAAQLWATDGGYDVEGWSMRSRADVAAMVRSDAHQGLIGRGCCHFLGPSVVTVHGDDAVAVCESILVLHRGEGFTVARAGANHFRLQRIDGRWQIVARTTRALDGQSEARDLLAAGVTGR
- a CDS encoding SDR family NAD(P)-dependent oxidoreductase encodes the protein MSGQLAGRVALVTGAGAGIGEGIARRFADEGAKVVVAELDSAAGQAVADAVGGVFVATDVSDRTQVENAVQTAVSEFGSIDIVVNNAWGGGEIGRVERKTDEQLAHGFAVGYYGPYWAMRAAFGHMKQNGWGRIVNMCSLNGVNAHMGSLEYNAAKEALRALTRTAAREWAPTGVTVNAICPAAKSQAFFRAIGQYPELEAMADAANPMGRMGDPYDDIAPIAVFLASEASRYLTGNTLFADGGSHINGVAWAPDLDAASDQ
- a CDS encoding L,D-transpeptidase family protein, translated to MLAAPATASPVALPVNSPSQWIVVGVPTANATSGTLTAYQRFGQQWKAVLGPIPAKVGALGVGAPADGVHRTPAGTFAFDQAFGRQPNPGTKMPYFQATNQDWWDEDAKSPTYNTHVRGPESPSSITENLYDSGSVYDYAVNIAVNPQRIPGRVSGIFLHVTDGSPTWGCIAIGRDEMRSVLNWLDPAASPRITVGVGSPSLV
- a CDS encoding TetR/AcrR family transcriptional regulator gives rise to the protein MSKSVPVPVGPSAKQQLVLTAERLFAQRGLDGVPLRQIGTEAGMANKSAVQYHFGSKEGLVQAILLNRLEHLTRRRQLLEARSASDDLRAVVEAHQLPLIELAEDETCFYLPFLEQLLRYDYSVNPLTALPDAHRESHQSYVDRVGALIPYVPQPLRDNRIHEVSAMCVHACADRHRARLVDMAVPSYAVHVSSLLDGFVALLAAEPSKDTLTALKGASATRPTLRALP